A single window of Nicotiana tomentosiformis chromosome 1, ASM39032v3, whole genome shotgun sequence DNA harbors:
- the LOC104106753 gene encoding vesicle transport protein GOT1-like, whose protein sequence is MVSFEMNDRKKIGLGLTGFGVFFSFLGIILFFDKGLIAMGNILFFSGVALTIGLKSSLQFFMKRSNYKGTASFGAGFFFVVIGWPILGMILEAYGFIVLFSGFWPTLSVFLQKIPILGWIFQQPFVRSFFDRYRGKRVPV, encoded by the exons ATGGTTTCGTTCGAAATGAATGATCGGAAAA AGATTGGGCTAGGATTGACGGGATTCGGGGTGTTTTTCTCCTTCTTGGGGATCATTTTGTTCTTCGATAAGGGACTAATTGCCATGGGAAAT ATCCTCTTCTTCTCAGGGGTGGCACTAACAATTGGTCTCAAGTCATCGTTGCAATTTTTTATGAAACGGAGCAACTATAAG GGAACAGCTTCATTTGGTGCTGGCTTTTTCTTTGTTGTCATTGGTTGGCCTATATTGGGAATGATTCTTGAAGCTTATGGATTCATTGTACTCTTCAG TGGTTTCTGGCCAACACTGTCAGTATTCCTGCAAAAGATACCTATTCTAGGTTGGATCTTCCAGCAGCCCTTTGTCAGATCG